The Usitatibacter rugosus genome segment CGAAGCGCTACTTCGAGGGCTTCGCGAACGACGACCTCATCACGCCGGAGTGCCTGCCGCCCGAGAACAACCCCGGCCATAGCTGGAACATGTTCACGGTGCTGCTTCCGCTGCCGGCGCTCGGCGTCACGCGCAAGGCCTTCGTCGACGCGATGCAGAAGGAAGGCATCGGGATCGGCATCTCGTACGAGGCGATCCACCTCACGTCGCTCTTCCGGAAGAAGGGATTCCGCGAGGGGCAGTTCCCGAACTCCGAGCGCATCGCGCGCGAGACCGTGACGCTGCCGCTCTTCCCCGAGATGCAGGACTCCGACGTCGAGCGCGTGTGCGCATCGGTGAGCCGCGTGCTGCGGCGGAAGGCGGCCTAGAGCATGGCGAAGCCCAACGTCTCGGTCGTCATCCCCGTCTACAACGAGGAGGCCGTGCTGCCGCAGCTCTTCGCGCGGCTCTATCCCGCGCTGGACAAGCTGGGCGTCAGCTACGAGGTCGTGTTCGTGAACGACGGCAGCATCGACAAGTCGGTGGCGATGTTGCGCGAGCAATTCCAGCTGCGCCCCGACGTGACGCGTGTCGTGCTCTTCAACGGCAATTTTGGCCAGCACATGGCGATCATGGCCGGCTTCGAATACTGCCGCGGCGATCGTGTCGTCACCCTCGACGCCGACCTGCAGAACCCGCCCGAGGAGATCGGCAACCTGCTCGCGAAGATGGACGAGGGCCACGACTACGTCGGCTCCATCCGCCGCAAGCGCAAGGACGCGGCATGGCGGCGCTGGGCCTCGCGCGCGATGAACCGGATGCGCGAGCGGCTGACCCACATCCAGATGACCGACCAGGGCTGCATGCTGCGCGCCTACGACCGGCCGATCATCGACGCGATCCGCGCCTCGCGCGAGGTGAGCACGTTCATTCCCGCCCTCGCCTACTCGTTCTCGCGCAATCCGACCGAGATCGAGGTCGGGCACGAGGACCGGCACGCGGGCGAGTCCAAGTATTCGCTCTACCGGCTGATCCGCCTTAACTTCGACCTCGTCACCGGCTTCTCCGTGGTGCCGCTGCAGCTCTTCTCGCTCTTCGGGATCCTCGTCTCGGTGCTCTCGGTGCTGGTCTACATCGTGGTCATCGTGAAGCGCATCGCGCTCGGCGAAGGCCACGGCATCGAGGTGATCTGGGACCGCGACATCCTCGAGTTCTTCCTGATCGGCGTGCAGCTCTTCGGCATGGGCCTGATCGGCGAGTACGTGGGCCGCATCTACCAGCAGGTGCGCGAGCGGCCGCGCTACCTCGTCCAGGCGATCCTCGAAAAGCCGGAATGAAGTCCACCGCCGTCGTCTTCGCCTACCACGACGTGGGCGTGCGCTGCCTTTCGGTGCTGCTCGACGACGGCGTGGACGTGAAGCTCGTCGTCACGCACGAGGACGATCCGAAGGAGACGGTGTTCTTCGGCAGCGTCCGCGAGTTGGCGCAAAGCCGCGGGCTCGAGGTCGCAACACCCACCGATGCGAACGATCCCGCCTTCGTGGAGCGCCTGCGCTCGATCGCGCCCGATTTCCTCTTCTCGTTCTACTACCGGAAGATGCTCTCGCCTGCCGTGCTCGCCTCTGCGAAGCGCGGGGCCTTCAACATGCACGGCTCGCTGCTGCCGAAGTACCGCGGCCGCGCGCCCGTGAATTGGGCGGTATTGAAGGGCGAGCGCGAGACCGGCGCCACGCTGCACGAGATGGTGGCGAAGCCCGACGCGGGCCGCATCGTCGGCCAACAAGGGGTGCCGATCGGCGAGGACGACCTCGCCGTCGACGTCTTCGCTCGCGTGACGGCTGCGGCGGAGGCCACGCTGCGCCGGGAGCTTCCGAAGCTGCTGGACGGCTCGGCCACGCTCTCCCCGCAGGATCTCTCCCAGGGGAGCTACTACCGGGGGCGCAAGCCCGAGGACGGGCGCATCGACTGGACGCAGACAGCGAAGGCGATCCACGACCTCGTACGCGCCGTGGCGCCGCCCTATCCCGGCGCATTCACGCGCGTGGCCGGCCAGCAACTGCGCGTGTTGCGCACGCGCCTCGCACCCGGCAAAACCCTCGGGCCACGCTCCGCGCTGGTGGCGACGGCGGAGGGTTTGTACGCGGCGGGCGGCGACGGGGAGGCCCTGGAAATCCTCGAGCTCGAGGTGGACGGAAACCCCATCGCGCCACGGGGCTTCTGCGACAATATCGGTTTCGGCCCCCACCTTCCCGATCCCTAGGCCATGGCTACCGCGACGGCGCACCCCGCCCGGTTCCTCCACAAGCACCGCATCGAGGCCCTCACCGACGGCATCTACGCCGTGGCGATGACGATCCTCGTGCTCGAGCTCAAGTTCGACCACGGCGCGACCTTCGCCACCGCCGCAGACTTCCATTCCGCGCTGCTGCACCTCTTCCCCAAGTTCTTCGCGTGGATCATCAGCTTCTCGATCCTCGCGACGTTCTGGATCTCCCACCACCGAGCCTTCCATTTCGTGAAGACGGTGGACGTGAAGCTCCTCTGGATCAATTTGTGGGGACTGATCTTCGCGTCCTTCCTGCCGTTCGCCTCGTCGATGGTCGGCGAGCACACGCGCTTCTTCACCGCGCAGGCGATGTACGCGGTGACGATGGCCGGCATGGCGCTGGTAGCCATCGTGCAGATCACCTACCTCGAGCGGCATCCGGAGCTGTGCGATCCGCCCGTGCCGCACTACGTGGCCAACGGCGCCCGCTTCCGCTGCTTCAGCATCGTCGCGGTGGCGATCCTCGCCATCGTCATCTCCGCCTGGCAGCCGCTCTTCGGCACCGCGGCCTTCATCCTCATGGCCGTGATGGGCCGCATCGGACGGGGCATCGAAACGCGCGCCGCCGAACGCGAGGCCCAACTCTCCTCGGATCGACCCTTCCCATGAAAAAGATCTGCATCCTCGGCGTCAACGGCTTCATCGGCCACCACCTCTCGAAGAAAATCCTCGCGGAGACGGACTGGGAGGTCTACGGCATGGACATGGGATCGGACCGCATCACCGACCTGATGGCCGATCCGCGCTTCCATTTCTTCGAAGGCGACATCACGATCAACAAGGAGTGGATCGAGTATCACGTCCGCAAGTGCGACGTGATCCTCCCGCTGGTGGCGATCGCCACCCCGGCCACGTACGTGCGCGAGCCGCTGCGGGTCTTCGAGCTCGACTTCGAAGCCAACCTGCCGATCGTGCGGAGCTGCGTGAAGTACAAGAAGCGCATCCTCTTCCCGTCGACCTCCGAGGTCTACGGCATGTGCGAGGACGGCGAATTCGATCCGTACGCGTCCAACCTGGTGCTGGGCCCGATCGACAAGCAGCGCTGGATCTACTCCTGCTCCAAGCAGCTCATGGACCGCGTGATCTACGCCTACGGCTCCATGGACCAGCTCGACTTCACGCTCTTCCGCCCGTTCAACTGGATCGGCGCGGGGCTGGACTCGATCCACACCGCGAAGGAAGGCAGCTCGCGGGTCATCACGCAGTTCCTCGGCCACATCGTGCGCGGGGAGCCGATCCAGCTCGTGGACGGCGGCACGCAGAAGCGCGCCTTCACGTATATCGACGACGGCATCTCGGCGTTGATGAAGATCATCGAGAACAAGAAGGGCATCGCCACCGGGCAGATCTACAACGTCGGCAACCCGAAGAACAACTATTCGGTGCGCGAGCTGGCGGAGATGATGCTGGCCCTCGCGAAGACCTACCCCGAGTACAAGCGCAACGCCGCGAAGGTGAAGCTCGTGAACACCAGCGCCGGCAAGTACTACGGCAAGGGCTACCAGGACGTGAAGAACCGCGTGCCGAAGATCGAGAACACGAAGAAGGATCTCGGGTGGGCGCCGAAGGTGGACATGAACACGGCGCTGAAGAACATCTTCGATGCCTATCGGGGCCAACTCGACGAAGCGCGGACCTTGGCGAGTTAGGCAACGGACGCACTATGCAGACGCCGATTTTTAAAGGGAAGGATGGGAAGGAAAAGCGGAGGAAGGGAAGGAAACCCTTGAAAGGGATTTGAAGATGCAGTCGTCTCGAACTCACGCGGTGCAACCATTTCACTTTCAGAGATTTCCTTCCCTTCCTCCGCTTTTCCTTCCCATCCTTCCCTCTAAAATAACCCTCCACACCTTCACAGCCACCCAATGACACCCACCCCCCTCGTCGGCGTAGTAATGGGTTCCCAGAGCGATTGGGACGTGATGCAGAACGCGGCGCGCGTGCTGAAGGATTTCGGCGTGCCCTATGAGCATCTCGTGGTCTCGGCCCACCGCACGCCCGACAAGATGTTCGAGTACGCGTCCCAGGCGCGCACTCGCGGGCTGCAATGCATCATCGCCGGCGCCGGCGGTGCCGCCCACCTGCCCGGCATGCTCGCGTCGAAGACCACGCTGCCCGTGCTGGGCGTGCCCGTGCCCTCGAAGCACCTTGCGGGACAGGATTCCCTCTATTCGATCGTGCAGATGCCCAAGGGCATCCCCGTGGCCACCTTCGCCATCGGCGAGGCGGGTGCGGCCAATGCCGGTCTCTTCGCCGTGAGCCTGCTCGCCGGTTCCGACACGGGCCTCGCGCAGAAGCTCGCCGAGTACCGCGCCAAGCTCGCCGAGCAGGTGGCGGCGATGCAGCTGCCCGACGTCTTGTGATCGCGCCGGGCAAAACCCTCGGCTTGCTGGGCGGCGGGCAGTTGGGCCGCATGTTCACCGTGGCCGCGCGCACGCTGGGCTACCGCGTCACGGTGCTCGATCCCGATCCGCTCTCGCCCGCGGCGGAGTTCGCCACGGGCCACCTCAACACGGCGTACACGCATCCGGTCTCGCTGGACGAGCTCGCGCAGACCTGCGCCGCGGTCACCACCGAGTTCGAGAACGCGCCCGCCGAGGCCCTCACGGCCCTCGCCGCCCGCACGGTCGTTCGGCCCAGCGGCGATTCCGTTTCCATCGCGCAAGACCGCGCGCGCGAAAAGGGCTTCTTCGCCGACCACGGCTTCCCGCTCGGCCCGTACGCGGTGATTCGCACCGATGAAGATTTCGGCCCGGCCCTGGAGCGCGTGAAGCTGCCGGCCCTCCTGAAGACGGCGCGCTTCGGCTACGACGGCAAGGGGCAGGCGTCGATCGCCACGCGTGCCGACCTGGAGCGCGTCTTCGGCGACTGGAAGCGGGTCCCGTGCATCCTCGAGGAACGCCTCACGCTCGAACGCGAGCTGTCGGTGATCCTCGCGCGCGGCGCCGACGGCGAGGTGGCGGTATTTCCCGTCGCGGAGAACCGGCACGCGAACGGCATCCTCGACGTGACGATCGCCCCCGCGCGGATTCCCGACGCGATGGCGAAGGAGGCCACGGCCCTCGCGACGCGCCTCGCCTCCGAGCTGCAGTACGTGGGCGTGCTCGCGGTGGAGATGTTCGTGGTGGGCGGCAAGCTGCTGCTGAACGAGATCGCCCCGCGCCCGCACAACAGCGGCCACTACACGATGGACGCGTGCCGCACGTCGCAGTTCGAGCAGCAGGTGCGCGTGCTCTGCGGCCTGCCGCTGGGCGACCCGTCGCAGCACACGCCGGCGGTGATGGTGAACCTGCTGGGCGACATCTGGCGCGGTGGCGGCGAGCCGCAATGGGACGCGGTGCTGCGGCATCCCGGCGCCCACCTGCACCTCTACGGCAAGCGCGAGGCGCGGCCGGGCCGCAAGATGGGCCATGTGACCGTGTGCGAACCGACGGTGGAGCGCGCGTACGAAGTGGCGATGGCCATCCGCCGCGACCTGGGCATCGCTGAATCCGCTGGAACTCCCCTCCGCGTCTGAGGCAATACTGGTCACGGAGGATCCAAACCATGCAAACCATCCTGTCCCGCTTCGCCCTGCTCTTCCTTTCCACCGTCGCCACGACGGTCCTCGCCGCGTCGCTCACCGGCTCCGGCAAGCCCGTCACGGAGACGCGCGCGGTCTCCGGCTTCACGGGCATCGCCTTTTCGATCCCCGGCCAGCTCGAGCTCACCCAGGGCGACACGGAGAGCCTCGTGATCACCGCGGACGACAACGTGCTGCCCGAGATCCAGACGGTGGTCGAGAAAGGCACGCTCAGGATCCGGTTCGCGAAGGACAGCCTCAGCACCTCGAACATCACCGTGCGGGTCAAGGTCACGGCGCGCACGCTCGAGCACCTGGCGGTCGGCGGCGCGGGCGACATGAGCACCGGTGCGCTCAAGGCCGGCAAGCTCTCGCTGTCGGTCGGTGGCTCCGGCAACATCGTCGTCGCGTCGCTCGTGGCGAGCGACCTTTCGGCCCAGGTCGGAGGCAGCGGCAACATCACGGTGAAGGGCGGCACGACGGATACGCTCAGCACGTCCGTCGGCGGATCGGGCAACGTGACCACCACGCGGCTCGCCGCGCGCAAGGCCTCCGTGAACGTGGGCGGCTCGGGCAATGCGAGCCTGTGGGCGAGCGAGTCGCTCTCCATCAACGTCGCCGGCTCGGGCAACGTGCGCTACTACGGCGATGCGAAGGTGAGCCGTGCCATCGTGGGCTCGGGCGAGGTCAAGCGCCTGGGCGCCGCTCCCACCTGATGCTCGGGCTCGCCTGGCTGCGGCGCAAGCCCGGCGAGCCGACGCTCGCGGTCACCCCGGAGCTCTGGCAGCGCGCCACGGCGCCGTGGCTCTTCATGCGCGGCCTCGCTCCTGCCGATGTCGAGCGCCTGCGCTTGCTCTCGGAAAATTTCCTCTCGACGAAGCACTTCTCCGGCACGCACGACCTCGAGATCACGCCGCTCATGAAGGTGCACGTGGCGGCGCAGGCCTGCATCCTCGTCCTGGAGCTCGGCATCGAGTGGTACGAGGGCTGGTCGGAGATCATCGTGTATCCCAGCCAGTTCGCCCCCGAGCGCGAGGTCATGGACGAAGCCGGGGTCGTGCACATCACGAACGACCCGATGGCGGGCGAGGCGTGGCTCGGCGGACCGGTCGTGCTCTCGTACGAGGACGTGGCGATGACCGGCGACGAGGAAACGCGCGTCGCGGGCTACAACGTCGTGATCCATGAATTCGCGCACAAGCTCGACATGCGACACGGCGAGCCCAACGGCTTTCCGCCGCTGCATGACGGCATGAGCGTCGCGGCGTGGCGCAAGGCGTTTGCCGCGGCGTACGAGGATTTCTGCGCGCGCGTGGATGCCGCCGACGAGCTCTCGGAGCGAGACGACGGCGCGGCGCTGGACGAGCTGCCGATCGATCCCTACGGTGCGGAAAGTCCCGGCGAGTTCTTCGCCGTCATCTCGGAAGCGTTCTTCGAGACGCCGGAGCTGCTCTCGCCGGAATACCCGGCGGTCTACGAGCAGCTTCGGCTTTTCTACCGGCAGGATCCGCTCGCGCGGCTCACTTCGTCGAGTTCGCCTTCCTGACGTTCGGCGATTCGGCTTTCGAGCGGCTCGCTGCCGCCTGCTCGGCCTCGAGCATCTCCTTCGCCTCGGCATCGGATTTCGGCGCGGCGTCGCGCGCTTCCTTCTCGATGTCGTGGTGCTCCATGTGGTCCTTCACGCCCTTGTTGTACTGGCGCGTGGCTTCGTAGTTGCCCTCGCCGTACGGGCCCGGCTTGGCGCCGGCGTCTTTCGAGGGCTTGTCGGTGGGCTTGTCGTTCTGCGGCTTCATGGGTCGTCTCCACGGATGAATGGTCCGAGCAACGATCATGAACGTGGGGATTTGCGGCCGTCAGCGGAGGACGGCACCGGCCGCGGTAGGACGCGGCCTACATTACCGGTCCCGGAGGTGCCCGGGACCACGGCGCCTCAGAGGAAGAGGACGGCCGGGAAGACAGCGATGGCAAGAACGATCAGTACCCACTCGCAGTTCCACCGTTTGAGGTGCCCGGTGTAGTGCAGGATGATCGCGGCGATCGCGAAGACATAGAAAGCGGCGAGCAGCATTCTTTGGAGCCTCTTTTGGTACGTGCGCGGGGCTAGGATAGCAGGAAGGGGGTCCCCCGGCCTAGACCGCGTCCTCGCCCGTTTCCCCGGTGCGGATCCGCACGACCTGGGCCACGTCGAAGACGAAGATCTTGCCGTCGCCGATCTTTCCGGTGCGCGCGGCCTTCACGATGGCGTCCATGGCCTTCTCGAGCAGCGAATCGGCGACCACGACCTCGACCTTCACCTTGGGCAGGAAGTCGACCACGTACTCCGAGCCGCGATAGAGCTCCGTGTGGCCCTTCTGGCGGCCGAAGCCCTTCACTTCCGTCACGGTGAGGCCCGAGACCCCGATCTCGGAGAGGGCCTCGCGGACCTCGTCGAGCTTGAAGGGCTTCACGACGGCTTCGATCTTCTTCATGGTTCGTTCCCTAGGCCTTGGGCCGGAAGCCCGACGTTATAGGATATCGCCAGTCCTTGCCGAAGGACCGAGGGGTGATACGCACGCCCGGCGGGGCCTGGCGGCGCTTGTACTCGTTCACGCGGATCAGGCGCACGACCTGCCGTATGGCCTCGATGTCATAGCCCAGGCTCGCGATGGCCTCGGGGGTCATGTCGCGCTCCATGTACTTCTCCACCACGACGTCGAGCACCTCGTAGGGCGGCAGCGTGTCCTGGTCGGTCTGGTCGGGCTTCAGCTCCGCGGAAGGCGCGCGGTCGATGACGCGCTGCGGGATCACGCGGCCCTTGGAGTTCCTCCAGTTGGACAGGCGATAGACCAGCGTCTTCACGATGTCCTTGATGACCGCGTAGCCGCCGGCCATGTCGCCGTAGAGCGTGGCGTAGCCCGTGGCCATCTCGCTCTTGTTGCCGGTGGTGACGACGATCGAGCCGAACTTGTTGGACATCGCCATCAGCAGCGTGCCGCGGATGCGCGACTGGAGGTTCTCCTCGGTGGCGTCCTCGGCGCGTCCTTCGAAGCTGGGTGCCAGCGCGGCGCGGAACGCGTCGAACATCGGCTTGATGGCGATCTCGGTGTACTTCACGCCCTGGAGCTTCGCCATCTCTCGCGCGTCCTCGATGCTCATCGAGGCCGTGTAGTCGGAAGGCATCATCACCGCATGCACACGGTCCGGCCCCAGCGCATCGACGGCGATGGCGAGCACCAGCGCCGAGTCGATGCCGCCGGACAATCCCAGCATCACGCCGGGGAAGCCGTTCTTGTTCACGTAGTCGCGCGTGCCGGTCATCAGCGCGCGGTAGATGACTTCCTCTTCGGTGAGCGGCGGTGCCATCGTGCCCTTGGCGGCGCTGCCCTCGAACTCGAGGATGTCGAGCGCTTCCTGGAAGGTTTCCGCCTGATAGGTGAGCGCTCCGGTGCCGTCCATCGCGAACGAGGCCCCGTCGAAGACCAGCTCGTCCTGGCCGCCCACCCAGTGCACGTAGAGCAGCGGCAGGCCCGTCTCCTTCACGCGCGCGCCCATCACCGAGTAGCGCTCGGCGAGCTTGTTGCGGTTGTACGGCGAGGCGTTGATGGACAGCAGCAGCTCGGCGCCCGCGGCCTTGGCCTGCGCGGCCGGCTCGGGGAACCAGAGGTCCTCGCAGATCGTGAGGCCGATCTTGCGGCCCTCGATCTCGAACACGCACGGGCGGTTGCCGGTCTCGAAGTAGCGCTTCTCGTCGAAGACCTGGTAGTTGGGCAGGCGCTGCTTGAAGTAGATCTGCTCGATGCGGCCGTGGCGCAGCAGCGACGCGGCGTTGTAGCGCGTGCGGCCCTCGCGGTACGGGTGGCCCACGACGAGGGCGATGTCCAGGCAATAGGTCGCGAGCTTCTGCAGCTCGGCCACGCACTGGTCGTTGAAATCGTCGCGGAGCAGGAGGTCCTCGGGCGGATAGCCGGAGAGGGCCAGCTCGGGGGCGACCACGAGGCGCGCGCCCTGGGCGCGGGCGGCGTCGACGGCCTGGCGGATCCGGTCCGCGTTGCCGGCGAAATCGCCCACGGTCATGTTGATCTGGGCGACGGCGATCTTCATCGGGGTGGTGACGGCGGCTAGAATCGTTGTTCTCGCCATTATACGGTGCCGCACACCCCGCCTTTGCCTTGACGCAACCGCGCCTGCTCGCGTCGCTCGACGAAATCCCCGCTGCGCAATGGAACGCCCTGGCCGGTGACAATCCCACCGTCGCCTACGCGTTCCTGGACAGCTTGCACCGCTCCGGGAGCGCCGCGCCCGAGGCCGGGTGGGTGCCGCAGTACTACACGCTCTGGGACGGCCCGAAGCTGCGTGGCGCCGTGCCCCTGTATGTGAAGTCGCATTCCTATGGCGAGTACGTCTTCGACTGGGCCTGGGCCGATGCCCACGAGCAGCACGGGATCGCGTACTACCCCAAGCTGCTGTCCGCGGTGCCGTTCACGCCGGCGACCGGGCCGAGGCTGCTGGCCGTGGATGCCGCGACGCGCACCGAGCTCGCCGCGGGGCTGCTCAGGCTGGCGAAGCACTCCGATGCCTCATCGGCGCACGTCCTGTTTCCGCCCGAGGACGATGCCGTGGCGTTACGAGAGGCGGGTTGGCTCGAGCGCACCGGGGTGCAGTTCCATTGGCGCAATCCCGGCTATGCGAGCTTCGAGGCCTTCCTCGCCGAGCTCTCGCACGACAAGCGCAAGAAGATCCGCCAGGAGCGCCGCCGCGTGGCCGAGGCTGGCGTGGTACTTCGCCGCGTGACCGGACACGACGCGACCGCCGATGACTGGGACTTCTTCAATGCCTGTTATCGGCGCACCTACCGCGCACACCGCTCGACGCCGTACCTCAATCGCGCGTTCTTCGGGATGCTGGGCGAGCGCATGCCGGGCAACACGATGCTCGTGATCGCCGAGCGCGAGGGCAAGCCGGTCGCCTCGGCACTGAACCTCTACTCGGGGAGCGCGCTCTACGGGCGCTACTGGGGCGCCGCGGAGTTCGTGGCCGGCCTGCACTTCGAGGCGTGCTACTACCAGGCGATGGAGTTCTGCATCGAGCGCGGCATCGCGCTCTTCGAAGGCGGTGCGCAGGGCGAGCACAAGCACGCTCGCGGATTCCTGCCGCACGTCACCCGCTCCTTCCACTGGCTCGCCCACCCGGCCTTCTACCGCGCCGTCGACGAATACCTCGAGCGCGAGGGCGAGCACATCGCCCAGTACGTCGACGAGCTCAACGACCACTCCCCGTTCAAATCAAAACCCGGGTCAGAGTAGAGTTTTCTGGCGCGCGAAAACTCTACTCTGACCCGGGTTTTGTCACTTCCAGGCGTCGGAGAACTCTTTCCAGTGCGGCGCGGTTTGGTCGGCGAGGAAGGTGCGGAAGAGTGCCACTTCCCGCTCGTAGGATTCCGGCGAGAGCGCGCCGCGCATGTGCTGGAAGCGCAGGTAGAGGAGATAGGTGTTGGCGACGTCGGTCTCGCAGTAGTTGCGGATCGCCTCGATCTCGCCGCGCTTGTACGCGGGCCACACCTGCGAGCCATCCATGCCGAGCTTGCCCGGCAGGCCACAGAGCACGGCGATCTCGTTCAGCGGCGCCCATGCGCGATTCTGGTAGCCGGCGAGGACGTCCATCAGGTCCGTGTGGCGCAGGTGCCAGCGGCTGATGTAGTTGTTCCACTTGAATTCCTTGTTGTCCTCGCCGAGGTCCCAGTAGCTGCCCGCCTGCACGCCGTGGATCAGCGCACGGTAGTGAAGCACCGGAAGGTCGAAGGACGAACCGTTCCACGACACCAGCGTCGGCACGTACTTGTCGACGCCCTCGAAGAAGCGCTTCACGAGCTCGCGTTCGCCGTCCTCCGCGCCGCCCACCGACCACGCGCGCAGCGTCTCCCCGCCGGCGCGCAGCACGCACGAGATCGCGACGATGCGCTGCAGGTGCGTCGGAAAGAAGTCGCTGC includes the following:
- a CDS encoding 3'-5' exonuclease, which codes for MATPVLVFDIETVPDVAGLRKLWELSDEVTDDAVVELVSQRRRQATGSDFFPTHLQRIVAISCVLRAGGETLRAWSVGGAEDGERELVKRFFEGVDKYVPTLVSWNGSSFDLPVLHYRALIHGVQAGSYWDLGEDNKEFKWNNYISRWHLRHTDLMDVLAGYQNRAWAPLNEIAVLCGLPGKLGMDGSQVWPAYKRGEIEAIRNYCETDVANTYLLYLRFQHMRGALSPESYEREVALFRTFLADQTAPHWKEFSDAWK